A part of Saccharomonospora amisosensis genomic DNA contains:
- a CDS encoding glycosyltransferase family 4 protein gives MPELVVVAEQLLAPVPGGTGRYTAELLRALALTVPPGWTLSSVVAYHRDVEPARVAGVRGPRVLPLPPRALVSAWQAGLALWPGGAGVHAPTPLAPPRARRGSTLSVTAHDTVPWTHPGTLTPRGVRWHRAMIRRAALRADALVVPTESVATELAEYVEPRAAVHVIGHGVSELGVPAAMDLPERYVLAVGTIEPRKGIDVLVEAMALLRATGQQVPLLLAGQPGWGGLDPERLAREHGLPQGAVRVLGRVTDAELAAVLRGACVVAAPSMAEGFGLVVLEAMAAGIPVVHSDAPALVEVAGGAGLVVPRGDARALAASLREVLGSPARAAELAEAGKARAAEFSWREAARRVWALHADVS, from the coding sequence GTGCCGGAACTAGTCGTGGTCGCCGAGCAGTTGCTGGCCCCGGTGCCGGGAGGCACGGGCCGCTACACCGCGGAACTGCTGCGCGCGCTCGCGCTCACCGTGCCGCCGGGGTGGACGCTGTCGAGCGTGGTGGCCTACCACCGCGACGTCGAGCCCGCGCGGGTGGCGGGCGTGCGGGGACCACGCGTGCTGCCGCTGCCCCCTCGGGCGCTGGTGTCCGCGTGGCAGGCAGGGCTCGCGCTGTGGCCGGGTGGTGCGGGGGTGCACGCTCCGACCCCGCTGGCGCCACCGAGGGCGCGCCGTGGTAGCACGCTGTCGGTCACGGCGCACGACACCGTCCCGTGGACGCATCCGGGGACACTGACCCCGCGCGGCGTGCGCTGGCATCGGGCGATGATCCGCAGGGCGGCACTGCGTGCCGACGCGCTGGTGGTCCCTACCGAGTCGGTCGCTACCGAACTCGCCGAGTACGTCGAGCCAAGGGCGGCGGTCCACGTCATCGGCCACGGGGTGTCGGAGCTGGGCGTGCCCGCCGCGATGGACCTGCCAGAGCGCTACGTGCTGGCCGTCGGCACGATCGAGCCTCGCAAGGGAATCGACGTGCTGGTGGAGGCGATGGCGCTGCTGCGCGCGACCGGGCAGCAGGTGCCGTTGTTGCTTGCGGGCCAGCCCGGCTGGGGTGGACTAGACCCGGAGCGGCTCGCCCGCGAGCACGGCCTGCCCCAGGGCGCGGTCCGGGTACTGGGCAGGGTCACCGACGCCGAACTCGCCGCCGTGCTGCGGGGGGCGTGCGTGGTTGCCGCGCCGAGCATGGCGGAGGGCTTCGGGTTGGTGGTGCTGGAGGCGATGGCGGCCGGAATTCCCGTGGTGCACTCCGATGCCCCCGCCCTGGTCGAGGTGGCTGGGGGAGCTGGATTGGTCGTACCAAGGGGCGACGCCCGCGCGCTGGCCGCTTCGTTGCGGGAGGTGTTGGGTTCTCCCGCCCGCGCGGCCGAACTGGCGGAGGCGGGCAAGGCGAGGGCGGCGGAGTTCTCGTGGCGCGAAGCGGCCCGGCGAGTGTGGGCGTTGCATGCCGATGTGAGCTGA
- a CDS encoding glycosyltransferase family 2 protein, with product MLTTVVVVTWRGAAHITDCLDALAAQRRPHVALVVDNASDDGTAELLRRHPTRPKVLRLSRNTGFAGGIAAALSVVDTPFVAWLNDDAVPAPGWLAALEEAMAADVAAVGSRLEYGDGGLQSLGVRLTRHGYGADLTAPAEPFGFCGGAALLRTDVLRDAGGVPADFFCYYEDTDTAWRLRLAGWRVAVEPNAVVRHRHGASTNPGSAPFHRWNERNRLLMLLRCAPAGAALRELARFCAITATLPVRGRVPPAPNYRVGLRCRVLVEVVTALPATLRQRFAIGRRRTIGRAEIWRKWACQ from the coding sequence GTGCTCACCACCGTCGTCGTCGTCACCTGGCGTGGCGCGGCGCACATCACCGACTGCCTTGACGCGCTCGCCGCGCAGCGCCGCCCGCATGTCGCGCTGGTGGTGGACAACGCCTCCGACGACGGCACCGCCGAGTTGCTACGGCGGCACCCCACCCGGCCGAAGGTGTTGCGGCTTTCCCGCAACACCGGTTTCGCCGGCGGCATCGCGGCCGCGTTGTCCGTTGTGGACACACCGTTCGTCGCGTGGCTCAACGACGACGCGGTGCCTGCGCCGGGTTGGCTCGCGGCGCTGGAGGAAGCGATGGCCGCCGATGTCGCGGCCGTCGGGTCCCGGCTGGAGTACGGCGACGGCGGCTTGCAGTCGCTGGGGGTGCGGCTGACTCGCCACGGCTACGGCGCCGACCTCACCGCACCGGCCGAGCCGTTCGGTTTCTGCGGTGGCGCGGCATTGTTGCGCACCGACGTGCTGCGCGACGCGGGCGGAGTGCCCGCTGACTTCTTCTGCTACTACGAGGACACCGACACCGCATGGCGGCTGCGGCTGGCGGGCTGGCGGGTGGCCGTTGAGCCGAACGCCGTGGTGCGCCATCGGCACGGCGCGAGCACCAACCCGGGTTCGGCTCCGTTTCACCGATGGAACGAGCGCAATCGGCTGCTCATGCTGCTGCGTTGCGCGCCGGCCGGTGCCGCGTTACGGGAACTGGCCCGCTTCTGCGCCATCACCGCTACGCTTCCGGTGCGCGGGCGGGTGCCTCCTGCACCGAACTACCGGGTCGGCCTGCGCTGCCGCGTACTCGTCGAGGTGGTCACCGCACTGCCCGCGACACTACGGCAACGGTTTGCGATCGGTCGGCGACGCACGATCGGTCGAGCCGAGATATGGCGCAAGTGGGCCTGCCAGTAG
- a CDS encoding glycosyltransferase gives MAHADTAQPLVSVVVVNYRGAEDTIACLRALLDHDYPRLEVICVDNASPGDDAARIRSAVPGAKLISAAKNLGFAGGCNLGAGQARGTVLAFLNNDALPGRDWVSAAVAELRTDPTVAAVASKVLDTGGESVDFVDGGLTWFGMGYKRHAGSPLSQLPAAEHEVAKDVLFATGSAMFVRAGVFAELGGFDENFFMFYEDVDLGWRLNLRGWRVRYVPASVAYHRHHGTMSAVDTPDSGRETFLLERNALCALYKNLADDTLAKVLPAALALTVRRATARGELDPTQLDLAAGVGPAETAPVPVPRTALAGVLAIDQFVQLLPTLAESRAAEQAARVRGDADLLPLLRRALEPAYPLPRYLAAHDILVEAFGIEKSFGARRKVLVLTGDSVGERMAGPAIRAWNIASVLATEHEVRLVTVNPVADPPPAPFEVRAARRRELTEHVEWADIVILQGHVLEMAPALKAEQAHKIVVCDLYDPMHLELLEQGKDAPDDRRSADLAGVVKVLDAQLQRGDFFLCASQRQRHFWLGHLTALGRLSPRLYDADPTTRSLLAVAPFGLPPEPPRGNGPGLRAAIDGIADTDRVVLWAGGVYNWFDPLTLVRAMELLSLRRADAKLVFLGMRHPNPEVGEMDIAARTVRLADSLGLTDKHVFFNEQWVPYGQRQNWLLDADCGVTTHFEHVETTFAFRTRVLDYLWAGLPIITTDGDAFADLVREEGLGMVVPARDEDALADALERCLYDEEFAAGCRERIAAVAQRYTWPTVLRPLVEFCRDPRPAADRLPGSGDLAVEHSPRGIGLLRRDLALVKTYLAEGGPAELAKRAGGRVRKLTRRGSRRG, from the coding sequence TTGGCCCATGCGGACACGGCACAACCGCTGGTCTCGGTCGTTGTGGTGAACTACCGCGGCGCCGAAGACACCATCGCGTGCCTGCGTGCGCTGCTCGATCACGACTACCCGCGGCTTGAGGTCATCTGCGTCGACAACGCCTCCCCCGGCGACGACGCGGCGCGGATACGTTCCGCCGTGCCAGGCGCGAAGCTGATCAGCGCTGCGAAGAACCTCGGATTCGCGGGCGGCTGCAACCTCGGAGCAGGCCAAGCGCGGGGCACCGTGCTGGCGTTTCTCAACAACGACGCGCTCCCCGGTCGGGACTGGGTGAGCGCGGCGGTAGCCGAGCTGCGAACCGACCCGACCGTCGCGGCCGTGGCGAGCAAGGTGCTCGACACCGGGGGCGAGTCGGTGGACTTCGTCGACGGCGGGCTGACGTGGTTCGGGATGGGCTACAAGCGGCACGCGGGTAGCCCGCTGTCGCAACTCCCCGCCGCCGAGCACGAGGTGGCCAAGGACGTACTGTTCGCGACCGGCTCGGCGATGTTCGTGCGGGCCGGGGTCTTCGCCGAACTCGGCGGGTTCGACGAGAACTTCTTCATGTTCTATGAGGATGTCGACCTCGGGTGGCGGCTCAACCTGCGCGGTTGGCGGGTGCGTTACGTCCCCGCTTCGGTTGCCTACCACCGCCATCACGGCACGATGTCCGCAGTGGACACTCCCGACAGCGGTCGGGAGACCTTCCTGCTCGAGCGCAACGCACTGTGCGCGCTGTACAAGAACCTCGCCGACGACACGCTCGCGAAGGTGCTGCCCGCGGCGCTGGCACTGACCGTGCGCAGGGCCACGGCACGCGGCGAGTTGGACCCCACCCAACTGGACCTGGCGGCAGGCGTCGGCCCCGCCGAGACCGCACCGGTACCCGTGCCACGAACCGCCCTCGCCGGAGTGCTGGCGATCGACCAGTTCGTGCAGTTGTTGCCCACGCTGGCCGAGTCGAGGGCCGCCGAGCAGGCCGCACGGGTGCGCGGCGACGCCGACCTGCTGCCGCTGCTGCGCAGGGCACTGGAGCCCGCCTACCCGTTACCGCGCTACCTGGCCGCGCACGACATCCTCGTCGAGGCGTTCGGCATCGAGAAGTCGTTCGGCGCGCGCAGGAAGGTGCTGGTGCTCACCGGCGACTCCGTCGGTGAGCGCATGGCGGGCCCCGCGATCAGGGCGTGGAACATCGCTTCGGTGCTGGCCACCGAGCACGAGGTACGGCTCGTCACCGTCAATCCGGTCGCCGACCCGCCGCCCGCGCCGTTCGAGGTACGCGCGGCCCGCAGGCGGGAGCTGACCGAGCACGTCGAGTGGGCCGACATCGTGATCCTCCAGGGGCACGTGCTGGAAATGGCACCCGCGCTGAAGGCCGAGCAGGCACACAAGATCGTGGTCTGCGACCTGTACGACCCGATGCATCTCGAACTGCTCGAGCAGGGCAAGGACGCGCCGGACGACCGCAGGAGCGCCGACCTCGCGGGCGTGGTGAAGGTGCTCGACGCCCAACTACAGCGGGGTGACTTCTTCCTGTGTGCCTCACAGCGGCAACGTCACTTCTGGCTCGGCCATCTCACCGCGCTCGGCAGGTTGTCACCGCGCCTCTACGACGCCGATCCCACCACCCGGTCGCTGCTGGCGGTGGCGCCGTTCGGTCTGCCGCCCGAGCCGCCGCGCGGTAACGGCCCAGGACTGCGCGCAGCGATCGACGGCATCGCCGACACCGACCGGGTCGTGCTGTGGGCGGGTGGGGTCTACAACTGGTTCGACCCGCTTACTCTCGTTCGGGCGATGGAACTGCTCAGCCTCCGCCGAGCCGACGCGAAGCTGGTCTTTCTCGGTATGCGCCATCCCAATCCCGAGGTCGGCGAGATGGACATCGCCGCGAGGACGGTTCGGCTCGCGGATTCACTCGGACTCACCGACAAGCACGTGTTCTTCAACGAGCAGTGGGTGCCGTACGGGCAGCGGCAGAACTGGCTGCTCGACGCCGACTGCGGCGTCACAACCCACTTCGAGCACGTCGAGACAACGTTCGCGTTCCGTACCAGGGTGCTGGACTACCTGTGGGCCGGGCTTCCCATCATCACCACCGACGGCGACGCGTTCGCCGACCTCGTCCGCGAGGAAGGTCTCGGTATGGTGGTGCCCGCACGTGACGAGGACGCCCTGGCCGACGCGCTGGAACGCTGCCTTTACGACGAGGAGTTCGCCGCCGGTTGCCGCGAGCGCATCGCGGCCGTCGCGCAGCGCTACACCTGGCCAACGGTGCTGCGACCGCTCGTGGAGTTCTGCCGCGATCCTCGCCCCGCCGCCGATCGCCTTCCCGGCTCCGGCGATCTCGCCGTCGAGCATTCGCCTCGGGGCATCGGTCTGCTCCGTCGTGACCTCGCCCTGGTGAAGACCTACCTGGCAGAGGGAGGGCCCGCCGAACTGGCCAAGCGGGCGGGCGGCCGGGTGCGCAAGCTCACCCGAAGGGGATCGCGCCGTGGTTGA
- a CDS encoding glycosyltransferase family 4 protein translates to MVDRRLRVLLDGTPLLGARTGIGRYTASLSEELASLPGVDTRAVAFTLRGWRRLRTVLPHGVRARGMPVAARVLRKTWLRSSFPPVELFAGPTDVVHGTNFVLPGTLRAARVLTIHDLAFFDAPDELPPSDRELPELVRRGAAAANVICTPTAAVADAVAERLDVDRGKIEVTPLGVDAGWFTGRPPSRGVRERLGLPPKYLLFAGAAGPRKGLDWLAKAHAADEELPPIVYAGPGSFPATSRSRHIGYLSDLDLQRVVAGAAALVLPSRDEGFGLPVLEAMACDVPVVCTDVPALREVSGGLARLVPYSDVEGLASALAEAVRQPHLASASATRRAHAASFTWRRCAEATVNAYRRAVDS, encoded by the coding sequence GTGGTTGACCGGCGGCTACGGGTGCTGTTGGACGGTACCCCGCTGCTCGGCGCCCGCACCGGGATCGGAAGGTACACCGCGTCGCTTTCCGAGGAGCTGGCATCACTGCCCGGAGTGGACACTCGCGCGGTGGCCTTCACACTGCGAGGCTGGCGCAGGCTGCGCACCGTGCTGCCACACGGCGTTCGCGCGAGGGGCATGCCGGTGGCCGCGAGAGTGCTGCGCAAGACCTGGCTTCGGTCCTCGTTCCCTCCGGTCGAACTGTTCGCCGGGCCGACCGACGTGGTGCACGGCACCAACTTCGTGCTGCCCGGCACGCTGCGTGCGGCGCGGGTGCTGACGATCCACGACCTCGCCTTCTTCGATGCTCCCGACGAGCTGCCACCGAGTGACAGGGAGCTTCCGGAACTGGTGCGCAGGGGTGCCGCGGCGGCGAACGTGATCTGCACCCCGACGGCTGCCGTCGCCGACGCCGTCGCCGAGCGGCTCGACGTCGACCGGGGCAAGATCGAGGTGACTCCGCTTGGGGTGGACGCGGGCTGGTTCACCGGGCGACCACCGAGCCGTGGTGTCCGCGAGCGGCTGGGCCTGCCGCCGAAGTACCTGCTGTTCGCCGGTGCCGCTGGCCCGAGAAAGGGCCTCGACTGGTTGGCCAAGGCACACGCCGCCGACGAGGAGCTTCCTCCGATCGTCTACGCCGGACCCGGCTCCTTTCCCGCGACATCACGCTCGCGACACATCGGCTATCTGTCCGATCTGGACCTTCAGCGCGTGGTGGCCGGTGCGGCGGCACTGGTGCTGCCGTCCAGGGACGAAGGTTTCGGCCTTCCGGTGCTCGAGGCGATGGCCTGCGACGTACCCGTGGTGTGCACCGATGTCCCCGCGCTGCGTGAGGTGTCGGGCGGGCTGGCCAGACTGGTCCCCTACAGCGACGTGGAAGGACTGGCCAGCGCGCTGGCCGAGGCCGTGCGACAACCGCACCTGGCGTCCGCGTCGGCCACGCGCAGGGCACACGCGGCAAGCTTCACCTGGCGCAGGTGCGCGGAAGCCACGGTGAACGCCTACCGACGCGCCGTGGACTCGTAG
- the rfbD gene encoding dTDP-4-dehydrorhamnose reductase produces MSLAAPETDVDPADPRASAGLSLLVVGGTGQVGSDLAALAGDRVEVRAPGSAELDVTQAGGLVEAVSQLSATAREAGRAPVVVNAAAYTAVDAAEEHEERAFAVNADGPRMLAAVCSSRRVPLIHISTDYVFSGMEQRPYEPEDSLGPRSAYGRTKAAGEDAVLGSGALAWIVRTAWVYGAAGSNFVKTIARLERERDTLSVVDDQRGSPTWSADLAGGLLELARRVAGGAGPSRKVLHCTGGGETTWFSFARAVFEELGADPQRVRPCGSDEFPRPAPRPAYSVLSNASWTESGLTPLRPWREALTAFFTEHGAAALRA; encoded by the coding sequence ATGTCGTTGGCTGCCCCGGAAACTGATGTGGACCCGGCGGACCCTCGCGCTTCGGCTGGGCTGTCCCTGCTTGTGGTCGGGGGCACCGGCCAGGTGGGCAGCGACCTGGCGGCGCTGGCCGGTGACCGTGTCGAGGTGCGTGCGCCAGGATCGGCCGAGCTGGACGTGACGCAGGCGGGCGGGCTGGTCGAGGCCGTCTCGCAGCTCTCGGCAACCGCTCGCGAGGCGGGGCGAGCGCCGGTCGTTGTCAACGCGGCCGCCTACACCGCGGTGGACGCCGCCGAGGAACACGAGGAGCGGGCGTTCGCCGTCAACGCCGACGGACCGAGAATGCTGGCGGCCGTGTGCTCGTCGCGACGGGTTCCGCTCATTCACATCTCCACCGACTACGTCTTCTCCGGCATGGAGCAGCGTCCTTACGAGCCTGAGGACTCGCTGGGGCCACGCAGCGCGTACGGGCGCACGAAGGCGGCGGGCGAGGACGCCGTGCTCGGTTCGGGAGCGCTGGCGTGGATCGTTCGTACGGCCTGGGTGTACGGCGCCGCCGGTAGCAACTTCGTCAAGACCATCGCCCGCCTCGAGCGCGAGCGGGACACACTGTCGGTTGTGGATGATCAGCGTGGTTCCCCGACCTGGTCGGCCGACCTAGCTGGCGGTCTGCTGGAACTGGCGCGGCGGGTAGCCGGTGGCGCAGGGCCGAGCCGAAAGGTGCTGCACTGCACCGGTGGTGGGGAGACCACGTGGTTCTCATTCGCACGCGCGGTGTTCGAGGAGCTCGGTGCCGACCCGCAACGGGTGCGGCCCTGCGGCAGTGATGAGTTCCCCCGCCCGGCGCCACGGCCCGCGTACTCGGTGCTGTCCAACGCGTCCTGGACGGAGTCCGGGCTTACGCCACTGCGGCCGTGGCGGGAAGCGCTGACGGCGTTCTTCACCGAGCACGGGGCGGCGGCACTGCGCGCGTAG
- the rfbB gene encoding dTDP-glucose 4,6-dehydratase → MRVLVTGGAGFIGSHYVRQALSGEYPALRDAEIVVLDKLTYAGSEANLAPVADSPRLRFVRGDICDPGTVTEVMADVDLVVHFAAESHVDRSILGSADFVLTNVLGTQTLLQAASNAGVGKFVHVSTDEVYGSIEEGSWSEDHVLEPNSPYSASKASSDLLARSFHRTYGLDVCITRCSNNYGPYQFPEKVIPLFVTNLLDGKPVPLYGDGLNVRDWLHVDDHCRGIQLVADSGRPGEIYNIGGGTELTNRELTERLLSAVGVGWEMVRQVEDRKGHDRRYSVDITKISNELGYRPRVDFEAGLADTVRWYSENRAWWEPLKDRAALAGR, encoded by the coding sequence ATGCGAGTGCTGGTTACCGGCGGCGCGGGTTTCATCGGCTCGCACTACGTGCGGCAGGCGCTGTCCGGCGAGTATCCGGCGCTGCGTGACGCGGAGATCGTGGTTCTCGACAAGCTGACCTACGCGGGCAGTGAGGCCAACCTGGCTCCGGTGGCCGACAGCCCGAGGTTGCGGTTCGTCCGCGGTGACATCTGCGATCCCGGAACGGTGACGGAAGTGATGGCTGACGTGGATCTCGTCGTGCACTTCGCCGCCGAGTCGCATGTGGACCGGTCCATTTTGGGTTCGGCGGACTTCGTGCTCACCAACGTGCTCGGTACCCAGACGCTGTTGCAGGCGGCGTCGAACGCCGGAGTGGGCAAGTTCGTGCACGTGTCAACGGACGAGGTGTACGGGTCCATCGAGGAGGGTTCGTGGTCCGAGGATCACGTGCTCGAGCCGAACTCGCCGTACTCGGCCTCGAAGGCGTCCTCGGACCTGTTGGCCCGCTCGTTCCACCGCACCTACGGCCTCGATGTGTGCATCACTCGGTGCTCGAACAACTACGGACCGTATCAGTTTCCGGAGAAGGTCATCCCGTTGTTCGTCACCAACCTGCTCGACGGCAAGCCGGTTCCGCTCTACGGCGACGGTCTCAACGTTCGTGACTGGCTGCACGTGGACGATCACTGTCGCGGCATCCAGCTTGTCGCCGACTCGGGACGTCCCGGAGAGATCTACAACATCGGCGGCGGCACCGAGCTGACCAACCGGGAGCTGACGGAGCGGCTGCTGTCGGCCGTCGGGGTCGGCTGGGAGATGGTGCGGCAGGTCGAGGACCGCAAGGGGCACGACCGCAGGTACTCGGTGGACATCACCAAGATCAGTAATGAGCTCGGTTACCGACCAAGGGTCGACTTCGAAGCCGGTCTGGCCGACACTGTGCGCTGGTATTCGGAGAATCGCGCGTGGTGGGAACCGCTGAAGGACCGTGCCGCGCTGGCTGGAAGGTGA
- a CDS encoding LCP family protein, translating into MTDWARGPVEARPVRRGSRAGVFALLSAKVVLSLLSVTVLALTWYGWQFIGAMNSGVTTTDVFDSEPEAVPLDGAVDILLVGQDSRTDAKGNPLPREVLDKLHAGDANGERQTDTMILVHIPQDGTRAVAISFPRDSWVELAGGYGSSKLNSAFVYAFNDTFQTLQQQGETDLAEIEEKAKVAGRKNLIATIEQLIGKPGMIDRYAEVNLASFYEVTKALGGIEVCLKEPVREPKSGVNLPQGRQTIKGVQALAFVRQRYGLENGDLDRIARQQAFLSGLVRKVLSTDVLMNPSRLSDVVEAVQKSVVLSKDWDLLEFAAQMRNLSGGNVEFHTIPVVGNAWIGGAAVLEVDAPQVQEFVDDLVTEPGADSSDTPQTVPGAEQYTVDVYNASGDPQAGQDVRQLLREQGFEGEQYATTDPMPSTVVYYAPGDEAGVRAIRKTLGEDVSAEPATDLSAGVLRLVVGTDFELDSPSEAAREGYLGQPRAYPPRASSPAQQDDRPDAPITAGDVPCVN; encoded by the coding sequence GTGACCGACTGGGCACGGGGACCGGTCGAAGCGCGACCGGTGCGCCGCGGGTCGCGAGCCGGGGTGTTCGCGCTACTCAGTGCCAAAGTAGTCCTCTCGCTTCTCTCCGTCACCGTACTAGCACTCACCTGGTACGGCTGGCAGTTCATCGGCGCGATGAACTCCGGTGTCACCACCACGGATGTCTTCGATTCCGAACCAGAGGCTGTGCCATTGGACGGTGCCGTCGACATCCTGCTCGTCGGGCAGGACAGCCGCACCGACGCGAAGGGTAACCCCCTCCCCCGTGAAGTGCTCGACAAGCTGCACGCGGGTGACGCCAACGGTGAGCGGCAGACCGACACGATGATCCTGGTGCACATCCCGCAGGACGGCACAAGGGCTGTCGCGATCTCCTTCCCCCGCGACTCCTGGGTGGAGCTGGCGGGTGGCTACGGCAGCAGCAAGCTCAACAGCGCGTTCGTCTACGCCTTCAACGACACGTTCCAGACCCTGCAACAGCAAGGAGAGACCGATCTCGCGGAGATCGAGGAGAAGGCCAAGGTCGCGGGACGCAAGAATCTGATCGCCACCATCGAACAGCTGATCGGTAAACCGGGAATGATCGACCGCTACGCGGAGGTCAATCTGGCGAGCTTCTACGAGGTGACCAAGGCGCTCGGCGGGATCGAGGTATGCCTCAAGGAACCGGTGCGCGAGCCCAAGTCGGGTGTCAACCTGCCGCAGGGCAGGCAGACCATCAAGGGCGTGCAGGCGCTGGCGTTCGTCCGGCAACGTTACGGACTGGAGAACGGCGACCTCGACCGGATCGCGAGGCAGCAGGCGTTCCTGTCCGGACTGGTGCGCAAAGTGCTGTCCACCGACGTGCTGATGAACCCGTCCAGGCTCAGCGACGTGGTCGAGGCCGTGCAGAAGTCCGTGGTGTTGTCGAAGGATTGGGATTTGCTGGAGTTCGCGGCGCAGATGCGCAACCTCTCCGGAGGCAACGTCGAGTTCCACACCATCCCGGTGGTGGGCAACGCCTGGATCGGCGGTGCCGCGGTGTTGGAGGTGGACGCGCCTCAGGTTCAGGAATTCGTCGACGACCTCGTCACCGAGCCGGGAGCCGACTCGAGCGACACCCCACAGACCGTGCCGGGCGCCGAGCAGTACACCGTCGACGTCTACAACGCCTCCGGCGACCCGCAGGCGGGGCAGGACGTGCGGCAACTGTTGCGGGAGCAGGGCTTCGAGGGCGAGCAGTACGCCACCACGGACCCCATGCCGAGCACCGTCGTGTACTACGCGCCTGGCGACGAAGCAGGAGTGCGGGCCATCCGGAAGACACTCGGCGAGGACGTGTCGGCCGAACCGGCGACCGACCTGTCCGCAGGGGTGCTCCGCCTGGTGGTCGGCACCGATTTCGAGTTGGATTCCCCCTCGGAGGCCGCGAGGGAGGGCTACCTCGGCCAACCCCGTGCCTACCCGCCACGAGCAAGCAGCCCGGCTCAGCAGGACGACCGGCCGGATGCGCCGATAACGGCTGGTGACGTCCCCTGCGTCAACTAG
- a CDS encoding LCP family protein, which translates to MGEEAVAEGEEREDDTGSSAAPTPQPPGTGEQPRRRSPFRLFRRAVVALVSVLALTATGYAYTALDALQDKVNTTDALRQNDSDDEDEVPSPPPPEDDGATDILLVGADSRTDMEGNPLPAATLRKLRTEGKSGVNTDTLIVLRIPDDGGSPTGVSIPRDTWVDVPHGNKDKINSVYGTAKWHAMRRLRGQGITERARLERESDQAGRRALVGVVQEFTRIRIDHYAEVNLLGFYLLTEALGGVKVCLNQATWDPDSGANFAAGVQVVSGGEALSFVRQRKNLPRGDLDRIVRQQAFLASALNKVLSAGTLTSTDRLDRLADTVQRSLVLDSDLDLLEFADKVRGVASGDITFVTIPVVEIAARSPDGRQSIVTVDVERVRSFVRDVVSGGASEVRPSGGGSAPAGARTQITAEGVTCVN; encoded by the coding sequence ATGGGGGAAGAAGCCGTGGCTGAGGGCGAGGAGCGGGAAGACGACACCGGATCCTCTGCGGCCCCGACACCACAGCCGCCGGGCACCGGGGAGCAGCCGCGACGGCGATCGCCGTTTCGGTTGTTCAGGCGCGCCGTCGTCGCACTCGTCTCGGTACTGGCCCTCACCGCCACCGGCTACGCCTATACCGCGCTCGACGCCCTCCAGGACAAGGTCAACACCACCGACGCGCTTCGGCAAAACGACAGCGACGACGAGGACGAGGTGCCGAGCCCTCCACCGCCGGAGGACGACGGCGCCACGGACATCCTGCTCGTCGGCGCGGATTCCCGCACCGACATGGAGGGCAATCCACTGCCCGCGGCGACACTGCGGAAGCTGCGCACCGAGGGCAAGTCCGGTGTCAACACCGACACCCTGATCGTGCTCCGCATACCTGATGACGGTGGGTCGCCGACCGGCGTCTCGATCCCAAGGGACACCTGGGTCGACGTCCCGCACGGGAACAAGGACAAGATCAACTCGGTGTACGGGACGGCCAAGTGGCATGCCATGCGACGGCTGCGTGGCCAGGGCATCACCGAGCGCGCCCGGCTCGAGCGCGAGTCCGACCAAGCGGGCAGGCGCGCACTGGTCGGTGTAGTTCAGGAGTTCACCCGCATCCGGATCGACCACTACGCGGAGGTGAACCTCCTCGGCTTCTACCTGCTCACCGAGGCGCTCGGCGGCGTCAAGGTGTGCCTCAACCAGGCAACGTGGGATCCAGACTCGGGCGCCAACTTCGCCGCGGGGGTGCAGGTGGTCTCCGGTGGCGAGGCGCTGTCGTTCGTACGGCAGCGCAAGAACCTTCCACGTGGCGACCTCGACCGGATCGTGCGCCAGCAGGCGTTCCTGGCCTCGGCGCTCAACAAGGTGCTCTCGGCGGGCACGCTGACCAGCACCGACCGGCTGGATCGGCTGGCTGACACCGTGCAGCGTTCGCTGGTGCTCGACTCCGACCTTGACCTGCTGGAGTTCGCCGACAAGGTGAGGGGTGTCGCCTCGGGTGACATCACGTTCGTGACGATCCCGGTCGTGGAGATCGCCGCCCGCAGCCCCGACGGCAGGCAGAGCATCGTCACCGTCGACGTGGAGCGCGTGCGCTCGTTCGTGCGCGACGTCGTCAGCGGCGGGGCTTCCGAGGTGCGACCTTCCGGGGGCGGTTCGGCACCAGCTGGCGCGAGAACCCAGATCACGGCCGAGGGCGTCACCTGCGTGAACTAG